From Hartmannibacter diazotrophicus, a single genomic window includes:
- a CDS encoding HpcH/HpaI aldolase/citrate lyase family protein, translating into MSFTQYKPVATRLQRSELACPGSNPSMIEKAANSAADFVFLDLEDAVAPNDKVQARKNIIEALNDIDWKAKGKTVSVRINGLDTHYMYRDVVDVVEQAGSKLDTILVPKVGTPHDLYMVEAMVTQIEEAKGLTNRIGLEALIETAIGMANVEDIARQHYTSRLEALHFGVADFAASRRSRTVVIGGLNPDYPGDQWHAAIDRMVTACRAFGLRAIDGPFGDFNDPDAYIAACKRASVLGCEGKWAIHPSQIEMANDMFSPPAAEVDRARRILVALDEAAAQGKGAASLDGRMIDAASARMAQNVVTVAEAIEAKSGAAKAA; encoded by the coding sequence ATGAGCTTCACGCAATACAAGCCCGTCGCAACGCGGTTGCAGAGGTCGGAACTGGCATGTCCGGGCTCCAATCCCAGCATGATCGAGAAGGCGGCCAATTCCGCCGCCGATTTCGTCTTCCTTGACCTTGAGGACGCCGTTGCGCCGAACGACAAGGTGCAAGCGCGCAAGAACATCATCGAGGCGCTGAACGACATCGACTGGAAGGCCAAGGGCAAGACCGTCTCGGTCCGCATCAATGGCCTCGACACCCATTACATGTACCGCGACGTGGTCGACGTGGTGGAGCAGGCCGGCAGCAAGCTTGACACCATCCTGGTGCCCAAGGTCGGCACGCCGCACGATCTCTACATGGTCGAGGCCATGGTGACCCAGATCGAGGAAGCCAAGGGTCTGACGAACCGCATCGGCCTTGAAGCCCTCATCGAGACGGCGATCGGCATGGCCAATGTCGAGGATATCGCCCGCCAGCACTACACTTCGCGCCTTGAGGCACTGCATTTCGGCGTCGCCGACTTCGCCGCCTCGCGTCGCTCGCGCACGGTGGTCATCGGCGGCCTCAACCCGGATTATCCGGGCGATCAGTGGCACGCCGCGATCGACCGCATGGTCACCGCCTGCCGCGCCTTCGGCCTTCGTGCCATCGACGGGCCTTTCGGCGACTTCAACGATCCGGACGCCTACATCGCTGCCTGCAAGCGCGCCTCCGTGCTCGGCTGCGAGGGCAAGTGGGCCATCCATCCGAGCCAGATCGAAATGGCCAACGACATGTTCTCGCCGCCCGCCGCCGAGGTTGACCGTGCCCGCCGCATCCTCGTGGCACTTGACGAGGCGGCGGCCCAGGGCAAGGGCGCAGCCTCGCTCGATGGCCGCATGATCGACGCGGCGTCGGCCCGCATGGCCCAGAACGTCGTGACGGTCGCCGAGGCGATCGAGGCCAAGTCCGGAGCCGCCAAGGCGGCGTAA
- a CDS encoding malate--CoA ligase subunit beta, protein MDIHEYQAKEILAKFGVPIPRGGLAYSPEQAAYRAREIGGSVWVVKAQVHTGGRGKAGGVKVCKDEHDVENAAESMLGRRLVTNQTGPSGKGIFRLYVEAGCNIDRELYLGFVLDRKTERVMVAASREGGMDIEEIAEQKPESLIRIAVEPAVGMQAFQARELAFALGFDAKTLAQAVTTILGCYRAFRDNDATMLEINPLVVTAEGNLLALDAKMSFDDNALFRHPHIAELRDKSQEDPRETQAADRGLSYVGLEGDVGCIVNGAGLAMATMDMIKLAGGKPANFLDIGGGATPERVAKAFRLVTADANVKAVLVNIFAGINRCDWVAQGVVKAVEMAGLDRPLVVRLAGTNVEEGRRIIDESGLPVITATTLAEAAEKSVAAAKSFKSAAE, encoded by the coding sequence ATGGACATCCATGAATATCAGGCCAAGGAAATCCTGGCCAAGTTCGGTGTGCCGATCCCGCGCGGCGGGCTCGCCTATTCTCCCGAACAGGCAGCCTACCGGGCTCGCGAAATCGGCGGCAGCGTCTGGGTCGTCAAGGCCCAGGTGCATACGGGCGGCCGCGGCAAGGCCGGCGGCGTCAAGGTCTGCAAGGACGAGCATGACGTCGAGAACGCGGCGGAATCCATGCTCGGTCGCCGCCTCGTGACCAACCAGACCGGTCCGTCAGGCAAGGGCATCTTCCGTCTCTACGTCGAGGCCGGCTGCAACATCGATCGCGAGCTTTACCTCGGCTTCGTGCTCGACCGTAAGACCGAGCGCGTGATGGTCGCGGCCTCCCGCGAGGGCGGCATGGACATCGAGGAAATCGCGGAGCAGAAGCCCGAAAGCCTCATCCGCATCGCGGTCGAGCCGGCCGTCGGCATGCAGGCCTTCCAGGCCCGCGAACTCGCCTTTGCGCTCGGCTTCGACGCCAAGACGCTGGCCCAGGCGGTGACGACGATCCTCGGCTGCTATCGCGCCTTCCGCGACAACGACGCGACCATGCTGGAGATCAACCCGCTGGTGGTGACGGCCGAAGGCAACCTTCTAGCCCTCGACGCCAAGATGAGCTTCGACGACAACGCGCTCTTCCGCCATCCGCATATCGCGGAACTGCGCGACAAGAGCCAGGAGGATCCGCGCGAGACGCAGGCCGCCGACCGCGGTCTCTCCTATGTCGGTCTCGAAGGTGACGTCGGCTGCATCGTCAACGGCGCCGGCCTCGCGATGGCGACCATGGACATGATCAAGCTCGCGGGCGGTAAGCCGGCGAACTTCCTCGACATCGGCGGCGGTGCAACGCCCGAGCGCGTGGCGAAAGCCTTCCGTCTCGTGACGGCCGACGCCAACGTCAAGGCGGTTCTGGTCAACATCTTCGCCGGCATCAACCGCTGCGACTGGGTTGCCCAGGGCGTCGTGAAGGCTGTCGAGATGGCCGGTCTCGACCGTCCGCTGGTGGTCCGCCTTGCGGGGACCAACGTGGAGGAGGGCCGCCGCATCATCGACGAGAGCGGCCTTCCCGTCATCACGGCCACCACGTTGGCGGAAGCTGCCGAGAAATCGGTGGCGGCCGCCAAGTCCTTCAAATCCGCAGCCGAGTGA